A window of Bdellovibrionota bacterium genomic DNA:
GTGACTCCGTCTCCCATGACATGGCATCCGACCCGCATCCTATGCACACCGATTGTCCGGAGTTGAACGGCTCGACGATCGGCCCGAGCGGCAGCCGCTCCGTCACGATGGCCAGTCGCTCAGAAACATGCGGTTTTCACGATCACCTGAATCCGGGCACCGCGGCCTTTCAAGGCACCATCACGGTGCAGTGACAAGGGAGACGGCCGTCTCTTATGCGCTTGCCGTCGGCTTCCGTGGCAGCGGCGGCGTTCCCGAAGGCGCAGGCGTTGTCCCGCTCCCGGACTGGCGGATGATGTTGAGCGCCAGGGCGATCATCGAGCCGGCGTCGGTCAGATTCGCGGGAAGAACCATCGTATTCCCCGCTTTTGCGAGCTGCCCGAGCTGAGCCACGTATTCCTCCGCCACCCGCAACTGAACGGCGTTTAGGCCACCGGGGGTCTGGGTCGCCTCCGCGACTCGGCGAATCCCTTCCGCCGTCGCCGTGGCGACGGCGAGGATCGCCGACGCTTCCCCTTCCGCTTCGTTAATTTGTTGTTGCTTCTTCGCTTCCGAGGCTTTGATCACCTGTTGTTTCTGACCTTCCGCACTATTGATCGCGGCGTCGCGCTGCCCTTCCGAAGTTAAAATGACGGCTCTTTTTTCCCGTTCCGCCCGCATCTGTTTTTCCATCGCGGCGAGAACATCTTTTGGAGGAGTGATGCTCTTGATCTCGTACCGGAGGACTTTCACGCCCCACGGCTCGCTCGCTTTGTCGAGTTCACTGACCACTTGGTTGTTGATGTAGCCTCGCTCTTCGAAAGTCTTGTCCAGTTCGATTTTCCCCACCTCGCTCCGCAACGCCGTTTGGGCGAGCTGTGTGATGCCGAAGATGTAATCGGAAATGCCGTACGACGCCCGTTCCGGATTCATGATTTTC
This region includes:
- a CDS encoding stomatin-like protein, encoding MTGGLVVVLVLAFLAIVIIAKTAIVVPQQTVYVVERLGKYSGTLTAGFHILVPFFDVVRYRHSLKETAIDIPEQVCITRDNVQVHIDGILYLKIMNPERASYGISDYIFGITQLAQTALRSEVGKIELDKTFEERGYINNQVVSELDKASEPWGVKVLRYEIKSITPPKDVLAAMEKQMRAEREKRAVILTSEGQRDAAINSAEGQKQQVIKASEAKKQQQINEAEGEASAILAVATATAEGIRRVAEATQTPGGLNAVQLRVAEEYVAQLGQLAKAGNTMVLPANLTDAGSMIALALNIIRQSGSGTTPAPSGTPPLPRKPTASA